One Brassica oleracea var. oleracea cultivar TO1000 chromosome C7, BOL, whole genome shotgun sequence genomic window carries:
- the LOC106303534 gene encoding cysteine-rich receptor-like protein kinase 15: MSYCTSFIFLVLFSLLASFRAYAQNPGYLYHFCPNTTTYTRNSTYFTNLKTLLSSISSPDASYSTGFQNSTVGRDPDRVTGLFLCRGDLSPEVCRRCVAFSVNETLTRWCPNESEVVLYYGECMLRYSNRNIISTVIYDGGYIRLNGNVSSNQEDRFEDLVSTTMNQAADKAANSSRKFYTIKANWTALESLYGLVQCTPDLSRYDCLRCLHQSIDGMPLNKIGGTLIWPSCNARYELYLFFNETGTGKPPEQQAPPLQQRLLPPPSASTSPVSSLPRPGKHWNFKMVIVAIVVAIVVAVLLSVAGYCFLAKRTKKTSDNAPAFYGDDITTIESLQLDYRIIQAATNNYSENNKIGQGGFGEVYKGTFPNGVEVAVKRLSKSSKQGDTEFNNEVAVAAKLQHRNLVRLLGFSLEQKERILVYEYVPNKSLDYFLFDPSNKGQLDWTRRYTIIGGISRGILYLHQDSRLTIIHRDLKASNILLEADMNPKVANFGMARIFGMDQTHDNKSEIVGTYGYMAPEYAIHGQFSMKSDVYSFGVLVIEIISGMKNNSFNEIDGAHDIVTYAWRLWSNGRALHLVDPIIIDNCPNSEVVRCIHIGLLCVQEDPVERPTFSTIFVMLTSQTVTLPVPRQPGFFVQSRPGRDPLDSDQSTTTKSDPTSVDDASITDIYSR; the protein is encoded by the exons ATGTCTTATTGCACCTCTTTCATCTTCCTTGTCCTTTTCTCCTTACTCGCTAGCTTCAGAGCTTATGCTCAAAACCCTGGTTACTTATACCATTTTTGTCCAAATACAACAACTTATACAAGAAACAGCACTTACTTCACCAATCTCAAAACCCTTTTGTCTTCCATCTCTTCCCCTGACGCTTCCTACTCCACCGGATTCCAGAACTCCACCGTGGGACGCGATCCCGACAGGGTCACGGGACTTTTCCTCTGCCGAGGAGATCTTTCGCCAGAAGTTTGCCGTCGCTGCGTCGCCTTCTCCGTCAACGAAACCTTAACTCGGTGGTGTCCGAATGAGAGTGAGGTTGTGCTCTATTACGGCGAGTGCATGCTCAGATACTCTAACCGGAATATTATATCGACAGTTATATACGATGGAGGGTATATCAGGTTGAACGGCAATGTTTCATCTAATCAAGAAGACAGGTTCGAAGATTTGGTGTCGACAACGATGAACCAAGCTGCAGACAAAGCAGCTAACAGTTCTAGGAAGTTCTATACAATAAAAGCCAATTGGACCGCACTCGAGAGTCTATACGGCCTGGTTCAGTGCACTCCTGATCTGTCAAGATACGACTGTTTGCGTTGCCTGCATCAGTCCATCGATGGAATGCCTCTTAACAAAATTGGGGGTACACTTATCTGGCCTAGTTGTAATGCTAGGTACGAGCTTTACTTGTTCTTCAATGAAACCGGCACTGGTAAACCTCCGGAACAACAAGCACCGCCGCTACAGCAACGGCTGTTACCACCTCCTTCCGCCTCTACTTCTCCTGTCTCATCTCTTCCACGACCTG GTAAACATTGGAATTTTAAAATGGTGATAGTAGCCATTGTTGTGGCTATTGTAGTGGCCGTTCTGCTTTCCGTAGCTGGTTATTGTTTCCTTGCTAAGAGGACAAAGAAGACTTCAGATAATGCACCAGCCTTTTATG GAGATGATATTACAACCATTGAGTCGCTGCAACTTGATTATAGAATAATTCAAGCTGCAACAAATAATTATTCTGAAAATAATAAAATTGGCCAAGGTGGATTTGGCGAGGTTTACAAG GGTACATTCCCAAATGGGGTTGAAGTTGCGGTGAAGAGACTGTCAAAATCATCAAAACAAGGTGACACAGAGTTCAACAACGAGGTTGCTGTTGCTGCAAAGCTTCAGCATAGAAATTTGGTTAGGCTCCTAGGATTTTCTCTAGAACAAAAAGAAAGGATATTGGTCTATGAGTATGTGCCCAACAAAAGCCTTGATTACTTCCTCTTTG ACCCTTCAAACAAAGGTCAGCTGGACTGGACTCGACGATACACGATCATTGGAGGGATTTCTCGGGGGATTCTTTATCTCCATCAAGATTCAAGGCTCACAATTATACACCGTGACCTCAAAGCAAGTAACATTCTCCTGGAGGCAGATATGAATCCGAAAGTTGCCAATTTTGGAATGGCCAGGATCTTTGGAATGGACCAAACCCATGATAACAAAAGCGAGATAGTTGGCACCTA TGGTTACATGGCTCCTGAATATGCGATTCATGGCCAGTTCTCAATGAAATCAGATGTTTATAGCTTTGGAGTGTTAGTTATTGAGATTATTAGCGGTATGAAGAACAACAGCTTCAACGAGATAGACGGCGCACATGACATAGTTACATAT GCGTGGAGGCTTTGGAGTAACGGTAGAGCGTTACACCTCGTAGACCCTATTATTATTGATAACTGCCCGAACAGTGAAGTGGTTCGGTGCATCCATATTGGTCTTTTATGTGTTCAAGAAGATCCTGTAGAGCGTCCGACCTTTTCAACCATTTTTGTAATGCTCACTAGTCAGACTGTGACTTTACCAGTGCCTCGTCAACCAGGTTTTTTCGTTCAGAGCAGACCTGGGAGAGACCCGCTTGACTCGGATCAGTCTACTACAACCAAGTCTGATCCAACATCTGTCGACGATGCGTCCATCACTGATATATATTCTCGGTGA
- the LOC106303533 gene encoding cysteine-rich receptor-like protein kinase 24 isoform X2 — MGKWEMAVNLSVVFWFVLISSCAVSVSALQCFNFSDSFTPNHAYDVNRRALLSSLSSNVPANNDFYTTDQMGQDQNRAYGLGMCIPGSDRQNCSNCIYFASDGLIDRCSNQTEGVAWAGIDTFCMVRYSNRSFFGSLDMVPVIQSLEAEPVIQVTLTDFDNAWEALMRRVIAEATSSSSGSNTIYYGADRQQLGTSRSIYGFVQCSKDISPSNCEQCLRKNLDDYRSCCSGRQRGITERPSCFMRWDLDPFFGLFEDNAAPDPTPPPEKGDRKIPIGVVVGITGVLTFVISMLLSLGVALCIRRKTQTEIADDITTSGSYQFDFREIEAATCNFQKSNKLGHGGFGEVYKGTFQNGTEVAVKRLSTNSGQGEQEFKNEVLLVAKLQHRNLVRLLGFSVEGAERILVYEFVPNKSLNYFLFDPVKRSQLDWRKRYNIIRGITRGMLYLHQDSRLTVVHRDLKASNILLDADMNPKIADFGLARNFRMDQTEANTGRVVGTVGYMPPEYVANGQFSMKSDVYSFGVLILEIIGGKKNSSFHQIDGSLRNLVTYVWRFWNNESLLELLDPAVGENYDKNEVTRCIHIGLLCVQENPADRPTMSTIFQMLTNTSITLHVPQPPGFFFRDGANPLAEGLTIGQSSIMSFACSVDDASITSVNPR, encoded by the exons ATGGGAAAGTGGGAGATGGCCGTTAACTTGTCAGTAGTCTTCTGGTTTGTGCTCATAAGCTCTTGTGCTGTCTCTGTCTCTGCACTGCAATGCTTTAATTTCTCTGATTCTTTCACACCCAATCATGCCTACGACGTAAACCGCCGAGCCTTGCTCTCGTCTCTTTCTTCGAATGTCCCCGCTAATAACGACTTCTACACCACTGATCAGATGGGACAAGACCAGAACAGGGCATATGGTCTGGGGATGTGCATCCCAGGTTCTGATCGACAAAATTGCTCCAACTGTATCTACTTTGCTTCTGATGGGTTGATAGACAGATGCTCTAACCAGACAGAAGGTGTCGCTTGGGCAGGAATTGATACTTTTTGCATGGTACGTTACTCCAACCGTTCGTTCTTTGGATCGCTCGATATGGTACCAGTTATTCAATCGCTCGAGGCAGAGCCAGTTATCCAAGTCACCTTGACAGACTTTGATAATGCATGGGAGGCCTTGATGCGTCGTGTGATAGCCGAAGCTACCTCGTCGTCGTCAGGGTCCAACACCATTTATTATGGGGCGGACAGACAACAGCTTGGTACTTCGCGGAGTATATACGGTTTCGTGCAATGTAGTAAAGATATTTCTCCGTCGAACTGTGAACAATGTTTAAGAAAGAACCTGGACGACTACAGATCGTGCTGCAGTGGGAGACAACGTGGCATTACTGAGAGACCGAGCTGTTTCATGCGATGGGATCTTGATCCATTCTTTGGACTTTTTGAGGATAACGCAGCGCCAGATCCAACTCCCCCTCCTGAAAAAG GTGACAGAAAGATACCTATTGGAGTTGTGGTGGGAATCACTGGTGTTCTCACCTTCGTGATCAGTATGCTGCTTTCATTAGGGGTTGCTCTTTGTATTAGGAGAAAAACGCAAACTGAAA TTGCAGATGATATTACAACCTCAGGCTCATATCAATTCGATTTTAGAGAAATTGAAGCTGCAACATGTAACTTCCAAAAGAGTAACAAGCTTGGTCATGGTGGATTTGGTGAAGTTTACAAG GGAACGTTCCAGAATGGAACCGAAGTTGCTGTGAAGAGACTCTCTACAAATTCTGGTCAAGGTGAACAAGAGTTTAAGAACGAGGTGCTTCTTGTCGCAAAGCTCCAACACAGAAATCTGGTTAGGCTTCTCGGGTTTTCAGTCGAAGGAGCAGAAAGGATACTTGTCTACGAGTTTGTGCCCAATAAAAGTCTCAACTACTTCCTCTTTG ACCCTGTAAAGAGGAGTCAACTGGATTGGAGAAAACGCTACAACATTATTAGAGGAATCACTCGAGGGATGTTATATCTTCATCAAGATTCACGGCTCACAGTTGTACATCGTGACCTCAAAGCCAGCAACATTCTTTTAGATGCCGATATGAATCCAAAAATTGCTGATTTTGGATTGGCAAGGAATTTCAGAATGGACCAGACTGAAGCAAATACAGGAAGAGTAGTCGGAACAGT CGGTTACATGCCTCCTGAGTATGTGGCTAATGGGCAATTTTCGATGAAATCTGATGTGTATAGCTTCGGAGTACTGATTCTGGAGATTATTGGTGGCAAGAAGAATAGTAGCTTCCATCAGATAGATGGCTCATTACGAAACTTGGTCACATAT GTTTGGAGGTTTTGGAACAATGAATCATTGTTGGAACTTTTAGATCCAGCCGTTGGAGAGAATTATGATAAGAATGAAGTCACTAGATGCATCCATATCGGGTTATTATGTGTTCAAGAAAATCCAGCTGATCGTCCAACCATGTCTACAATCTTTCAGATGCTCACTAATACTTCAATTACTCTGCATGTGCCTCAACCACCTGGATTTTTCTTCAGGGATGGAGCCAACCCATTAGCCGAGGGGTTAACAATTGGTCAGTCTAGTATCATGTCTTTTGCTTGTTCTGTCGATGATGCATCGATTACAAGTGTTAATCCTCGTTGA
- the LOC106303528 gene encoding LOW QUALITY PROTEIN: putative cysteine-rich receptor-like protein kinase 12 (The sequence of the model RefSeq protein was modified relative to this genomic sequence to represent the inferred CDS: substituted 3 bases at 3 genomic stop codons), producing MNMPLLFFWSVLTCTGLVSALPCMNTSFFTPFSTYDTNCCLVLTSLASNVPANRGFYNASIGQSPNKVYATGMCIPGTEPEVCSACIMSGSYALVENCLIQKEASFWQSNRTLCMIRYSHTSFIGSLKLEPSIDVSNPMDLRMNATDFSRAWKGLTLRMGQAISSNKDTTWSGGRYXAADVAALPDSQTLXGLMQCTPDLSKADCNLCLQESVNFYQQFFLGQEGGIIMRLSCFLRTELYPFFGAFQDIVARSPLSQPVFKPPTPPTPPLANRSNVTKSSSGKMSTRKTVALFVPIVVVIIIILGLIAGRFSVLCWRKKSTQEIDFDQSGITSVHSLQFDFKTIEAATDKFAMSNKVGQGGXFGQVNKGMLPNGTEIAVKRLSKTSSQGAQEFKNEVVVVAKLQHRNLVRLLGYCLEGEEKILVYEFVANKSLDYFLFDPTKKRQLEDWKKRYNIIGGITGGIIYLHQDSRLTIIHRDLKASNILLDADMNPKIADFGMARIFGMDQSGANTSRIVGTHGYMPPEYLIHGQFSMKSDVYSFGVLVEIISGRKNSSFHQTSDATAENFVTQAWKLWKNGSPLELVDPNIVQNYQIEEVTRCIHTALLCVQEDPTDRPNLSTITLMLTSNTLILPVPQPPGFFLQNRRNQKQGLEELESSQSTIRSYSQSINDILRSIVEAGKPD from the exons ATGAACATGCCCTTACTCTTCTTTTGGTCTGTCCTCACATGTACTGGTCTTGTCTCTGCGCTTCCTTGCATGAACACCAGCTTCTTTACACCATTTTCTACTTACGACACAAACTGTTGCCTTGTCCTCACATCCCTTGCTTCTAATGTCCCGGCTAACCGAGGCTTCTACAACGCCTCAATAGGCCAATCTCCTAACAAAGTTTATGCCACGGGGATGTGCATCCCAGGTACTGAACCAGAGGTTTGTTCAGCTTGTATCATGTCTGGATCCTATGCTTTAGTAGAGAACTGCCTGATCCAGAAAGAAGCTTCGTTCTGGCAATCAAACCGAACTCTTTGTATGATCAGATACTCCCATACTTCTTTCATTGGATCCCTCAAGTTAGAGCCGAGTATCGATGTGTCCAACCCTATGGATCTCAGAATGAATGCAACAGACTTTTCTAGAGCATGGAAGGGATTAACTCTCCGTATGGGTCAAGCAATTTCCTCAAATAAAGACACAACATGGTCTGGTGGCAGATACTAGGCGGCAGATGTAGCAGCCTTGCCTGATTCTCAGACTCTCTAAGGCCTAATGCAGTGCACGCCTGATCTGTCGAAGGCTGACTGTAATCTTTGTCTCCAGGAAAGTGTTAATTTCTACCAGCAGTTTTTTCTTGGGCAGGAAGGAGGGATTATAATGAGGCTAAGCTGTTTTCTTCGGACCGAGTTATATCCGTTTTTCGGAGCTTTTCAAGATATTGTTGCAAGATCCCCGTTGTCACAACCGGTGTTTAAACCCCCAACTCCTCCAACACCACCTCTAGCCAATAGATCCAACGTCACCAAGTCAA GTAGTGGAAAAATGTCAACGAGGAAGACTGTGGCGCTTTTTGTTCCAATTGTTGTTGTCATCATCATCATCTTGGGATTGATTGCTGGCAGATTTTCAGTACTTTGTTGGAGGAAAAAATCAACTCAAGAAATTGATTTTGATCAAT CTGGTATTACGAGTGTGCACTCACTGCAATTTGATTTCAAGACAATTGAAGCTGCAACAGACAAATTTGCAATGAGTAACAAGGTCGGTCAAGGTGGATGATTCGGCCAAGTTAACAAG GGTATGCTGCCTAATGGAACAGAAATTGCGGTGAAGAGACTGTCAAAAACATCATCACAAGGTGCACAAGAGTTCAAGAACGAGGTTGTTGTTGTCGCAAAACTTCAGCATAGAAATCTTGTTAGGCTTCTTGGGTATTGTCTTGAAGGGGAAGAAAAAATTCTTGTTTATGAGTTTGTGGCCAACAAAAGCCTCGACTATTTCCTCTTCG ACCCCACAAAGAAAAGACAGTTAGAAGACTGGAAGAAACGATACAACATTATCGGGGGAATCACTGGAGGAATTATTTATCTTCATCAAGATTCACGGCTTACTATCATACATCGTGATCTCAAAGCGAGTAACATCCTTTTGGATGCTGATATGAACCCAAAGATTGCTGATTTTGGGATGGCAAGGATCTTTGGTATGGACCAAAGTGGAGCTAATACAAGCAGGATAGTTGGGACACA CGGTTACATGCCCCCGGAATATCTGATTCATGGCCAATTCTCAATGAAATCTGATGTGTATAGCTTCGGCGTCTTAGTTGAGATTATATCTGGCAGGAAGAACAGCAGCTTCCACCAGACGTCAGATGCAACAGCTGAGAATTTTGTCACCCAA GCTTGGAAGCTTTGGAAAAACGGGTCACCATTAGAGCTAGTTGATCCAAACATTGTACAGAATTATCAGATCGAGGAAGTGACAAGATGCATCCACACTGCGCTCCTATGTGTTCAGGAAGATCCAACAGATCGTCCCAACTTGTCGACAATCACGTTGATGCTCACTAGCAATACCCTCATCTTGCCTGTTCCTCAGCCACCTGGATTCTTCCTTCAAAATAGACGCAACCAGAAACAAGGTTTGGAGGAACTTGAGTCGAGCCAATCTACAATCAGGTCATATTCTCAGAGCATTAATGATATTCTCAGGTCTATTGTAGAAGCCGGAAAACCGGACTGA
- the LOC106303533 gene encoding cysteine-rich receptor-like protein kinase 24 isoform X1, translating to MGKWEMAVNLSVVFWFVLISSCAVSVSALQCFNFSDSFTPNHAYDVNRRALLSSLSSNVPANNDFYTTDQMGQDQNRAYGLGMCIPGSDRQNCSNCIYFASDGLIDRCSNQTEGVAWAGIDTFCMVRYSNRSFFGSLDMVPVIQSLEAEPVIQVTLTDFDNAWEALMRRVIAEATSSSSGSNTIYYGADRQQLGTSRSIYGFVQCSKDISPSNCEQCLRKNLDDYRSCCSGRQRGITERPSCFMRWDLDPFFGLFEDNAAPDPTPPPEKGDRKIPIGVVVGITGVLTFVISMLLSLGVALCIRRKTQTERRSRTTYGTAPPDIVADDITTSGSYQFDFREIEAATCNFQKSNKLGHGGFGEVYKGTFQNGTEVAVKRLSTNSGQGEQEFKNEVLLVAKLQHRNLVRLLGFSVEGAERILVYEFVPNKSLNYFLFDPVKRSQLDWRKRYNIIRGITRGMLYLHQDSRLTVVHRDLKASNILLDADMNPKIADFGLARNFRMDQTEANTGRVVGTVGYMPPEYVANGQFSMKSDVYSFGVLILEIIGGKKNSSFHQIDGSLRNLVTYVWRFWNNESLLELLDPAVGENYDKNEVTRCIHIGLLCVQENPADRPTMSTIFQMLTNTSITLHVPQPPGFFFRDGANPLAEGLTIGQSSIMSFACSVDDASITSVNPR from the exons ATGGGAAAGTGGGAGATGGCCGTTAACTTGTCAGTAGTCTTCTGGTTTGTGCTCATAAGCTCTTGTGCTGTCTCTGTCTCTGCACTGCAATGCTTTAATTTCTCTGATTCTTTCACACCCAATCATGCCTACGACGTAAACCGCCGAGCCTTGCTCTCGTCTCTTTCTTCGAATGTCCCCGCTAATAACGACTTCTACACCACTGATCAGATGGGACAAGACCAGAACAGGGCATATGGTCTGGGGATGTGCATCCCAGGTTCTGATCGACAAAATTGCTCCAACTGTATCTACTTTGCTTCTGATGGGTTGATAGACAGATGCTCTAACCAGACAGAAGGTGTCGCTTGGGCAGGAATTGATACTTTTTGCATGGTACGTTACTCCAACCGTTCGTTCTTTGGATCGCTCGATATGGTACCAGTTATTCAATCGCTCGAGGCAGAGCCAGTTATCCAAGTCACCTTGACAGACTTTGATAATGCATGGGAGGCCTTGATGCGTCGTGTGATAGCCGAAGCTACCTCGTCGTCGTCAGGGTCCAACACCATTTATTATGGGGCGGACAGACAACAGCTTGGTACTTCGCGGAGTATATACGGTTTCGTGCAATGTAGTAAAGATATTTCTCCGTCGAACTGTGAACAATGTTTAAGAAAGAACCTGGACGACTACAGATCGTGCTGCAGTGGGAGACAACGTGGCATTACTGAGAGACCGAGCTGTTTCATGCGATGGGATCTTGATCCATTCTTTGGACTTTTTGAGGATAACGCAGCGCCAGATCCAACTCCCCCTCCTGAAAAAG GTGACAGAAAGATACCTATTGGAGTTGTGGTGGGAATCACTGGTGTTCTCACCTTCGTGATCAGTATGCTGCTTTCATTAGGGGTTGCTCTTTGTATTAGGAGAAAAACGCAAACTGAAA GGAGGTCAAGGACGACTTATGGTACTGCACCACCAGATATTG TTGCAGATGATATTACAACCTCAGGCTCATATCAATTCGATTTTAGAGAAATTGAAGCTGCAACATGTAACTTCCAAAAGAGTAACAAGCTTGGTCATGGTGGATTTGGTGAAGTTTACAAG GGAACGTTCCAGAATGGAACCGAAGTTGCTGTGAAGAGACTCTCTACAAATTCTGGTCAAGGTGAACAAGAGTTTAAGAACGAGGTGCTTCTTGTCGCAAAGCTCCAACACAGAAATCTGGTTAGGCTTCTCGGGTTTTCAGTCGAAGGAGCAGAAAGGATACTTGTCTACGAGTTTGTGCCCAATAAAAGTCTCAACTACTTCCTCTTTG ACCCTGTAAAGAGGAGTCAACTGGATTGGAGAAAACGCTACAACATTATTAGAGGAATCACTCGAGGGATGTTATATCTTCATCAAGATTCACGGCTCACAGTTGTACATCGTGACCTCAAAGCCAGCAACATTCTTTTAGATGCCGATATGAATCCAAAAATTGCTGATTTTGGATTGGCAAGGAATTTCAGAATGGACCAGACTGAAGCAAATACAGGAAGAGTAGTCGGAACAGT CGGTTACATGCCTCCTGAGTATGTGGCTAATGGGCAATTTTCGATGAAATCTGATGTGTATAGCTTCGGAGTACTGATTCTGGAGATTATTGGTGGCAAGAAGAATAGTAGCTTCCATCAGATAGATGGCTCATTACGAAACTTGGTCACATAT GTTTGGAGGTTTTGGAACAATGAATCATTGTTGGAACTTTTAGATCCAGCCGTTGGAGAGAATTATGATAAGAATGAAGTCACTAGATGCATCCATATCGGGTTATTATGTGTTCAAGAAAATCCAGCTGATCGTCCAACCATGTCTACAATCTTTCAGATGCTCACTAATACTTCAATTACTCTGCATGTGCCTCAACCACCTGGATTTTTCTTCAGGGATGGAGCCAACCCATTAGCCGAGGGGTTAACAATTGGTCAGTCTAGTATCATGTCTTTTGCTTGTTCTGTCGATGATGCATCGATTACAAGTGTTAATCCTCGTTGA
- the LOC106303536 gene encoding cysteine-rich receptor-like protein kinase 10, translating into MSSWASLIFLFIFSFLTSFRVSAQDPIYVYHICPNTTTYTRNSTYSTNLRTLLSSLSSSNSSYSTGFQTATSGQGTDSVTGLFLCRGDVSPEVCRRCVAFVVNDTSTRCPNEREVVLYYDECIVRYSNRNILSTLNRNGGVILRNTQNITSNQNDQFRDLILSTMNQAASEAADSPRKFDARKADWTASQSLYGLVQCTPDLTRQDCLSCLQQGINQLPTDKIGGRFLVPSCSSRYELYAFYNESAITTPPPPPQPPVSVPPPPEKGGSSSVLVVAIVVPTIVVALLFIACYYFLAKRAKKTYGTSSAFDGDDITTAESLQLDYRSIQTATNDFSESNKIGQGGFGEVYKGALSDGTEVAVKRLSKSSGQGDAEFKNEVILVAKLQHRNLVRLLGFCLEGEERVLVYEYVPNESLDYFIFDPAKQTQLDWSRRYKIIGGIVRGILYLHQDSRLTIIHRDLKASNVLLDSDMNPKIADFGMARIFGMNQTEENTSRIVGTYGYMSPEYAMHGQYSMKSDVYSFGVLVLEIISGKKNSSFYQTDGAHDLVSYAWRLWSNGTPLDLVDPIIVDNCQRNEVVRCVHIGLLCVQEDPVERPPLSTIVLMLTSNTVTLPVPRQPGLFFQSRLGKDPLDSDQFTTTKSLLRSVDDASITDVYPR; encoded by the exons ATGTCTTCTTGGGCCTCTTTGATCTTCCTTTTCATTTTCTCCTTTCTCACAAGCTTCAGAGTTTCTGCTCAAGATCCCATTTACGTATACCACATCTGTCCAAACACGACAACTTACACCAGAAACAGCACTTACTCCACCAACCTCAGAACACTTTTGTCCTCTCTCTCTTCCAGCAACTCCTCTTACTCCACCGGATTCCAAACCGCCACCTCCGGACAAGGCACCGACAGTGTCACCGGACTTTTCCTTTGCCGAGGAGACGTCTCGCCGGAAGTTTGCCGCAGATGCGTCGCCTTTGTCGTCAACGACACCTCAACTCGGTGTCCTAATGAGAGAGAGGTAGTGCTCTATTACGACGAGTGTATAGTAAG ATACTCTAACCGGAATATTCTCTCGACGTTGAATAGAAATGGAGGTGTAATCTTGAGGAACACCCAAAATATTACATCTAACCAAAATGACCAGTTCAGAGATTTGATCTTGTCAACAATGAACCAAGCCGCCAGTGAAGCTGCGGACAGTCCTAGAAAGTTCGATGCGAGAAAAGCTGACTGGACTGCATCACAGAGTTTATACGGATTGGTTCAGTGCACTCCTGATCTGACAAGACAAGACTGTTTGAGTTGTCTTCAACAGGGCATCAATCAGTTACCCACCGATAAAATTGGAGGTAGATTTCTTGTGCCTAGCTGTAGTTCAAGATATGAGCTTTACGCCTTTTACAACGAATCTGCCATTACTACACCTCCACCGCCACCACAACCGCCGGTTTCAGTTCCTCCGCCACCTG AGAAAGGTGGGAGTTCAAGTGTTCTAGTGGTAGCCATTGTTGTACCTACTATAGTGGTTGCTCTGCTTTTCATAGCTTGTTATTATTTCCTTGCAAAGAGGGCAAAGAAGACTTATGGCACATCATCTGCATTTGATG GGGATGATATAACAACCGCAGAATCACTGCAGCTTGATTACAGATCAATCCAAACTGCTACTAATGATTTTTCTGAAAGTAATAAGATTGGCCAAGGTGGATTTGGAGAGGTTTACAAG GGTGCATTATCCGATGGCACTGAAGTTGCGGTGAAGAGACTGTCAAAGTCATCAGGACAAGGTGATGCGGAGTTTAAGAACGAGGTTATTCTTGTTGCAAAGCTACAACATAGAAATCTTGTTAGGCTTCTCGGATTTTGTCTAGAAGGAGAAGAGAGGGTACTAGTCTATGAGTACGTGCCCAACGAAAGCCTTGATTACTTCATATTTG ACCCTGCAAAGCAAACTCAGCTGGATTGGTCTCGGCGATACAAGATAATTGGTGGAATTGTTCGAGGGATTCTGTATCTTCATCAAGATTCACGGCTCACGATTATACACCGTGACCTTAAAGCAAGTAACGTTCTTCTGGATTCGGATATGAATCCTAAAATTGCTGATTTTGGAATGGCAAGGATCTTTGGAATGAACCAAACAGAAGAGAATACAAGCAGGATAGTGGGGACTTA TGGTTACATGTCTCCTGAGTATGCAATGCATGGTCAGTACTCAATGAAATCAGATGTCTATAGCTTTGGAGTGTTAGTTCTTGAGATTATAAGCGGCAAGAAGAATAGCAGCTTCTACCAAACAGATGGTGCACATGACTTGGTTTCATAT GCATGGAGGCTTTGGAGTAATGGGACACCGCTAGACCTCGTGGATCCAATTATTGTAGATAATTGCCAAAGGAATGAAGTTGTTCGATGTGTCCATATAGGTCTTTTGTGTGTTCAAGAAGATCCTGTAGAGCGTCCACCCTTGTCAACCATTGTTCTGATGCTCACTAGTAATACTGTGACATTACCCGTCCCTAGGCAGCCAGGTCTTTTCTTTCAGAGTAGACTCGGAAAAGACCCGCTTGATTCAGACCAATTTACAACGACCAAGTCTCTTCTACGGTCTGTTGATGATGCCTCGATCACAGATGTATATCCTCGTTGA